From Phycodurus eques isolate BA_2022a chromosome 20, UOR_Pequ_1.1, whole genome shotgun sequence, a single genomic window includes:
- the oxnad1 gene encoding oxidoreductase NAD-binding domain-containing protein 1, which produces MSVHCVLTSAGRSFSSSCPAAGRLHRLLLLPWSITQRGNMSSKKQMDHLERTASNQRQSAVYPAQVCGIMNESESVKRLRITAHPDFNFKAGQWVDFFIPGVEKVGGFSMCSSPGLLQREGVVELAVKFANHPPAHWVHTACALGAQVAVRVGGDFYFDPSPSDPGVDLLLVAGGVGINPLYSILSHTADLLQLSRASGGRRYNIGSVHLCYSAKTTEELLFKNPILRTCREFPDKLTCEFHVTQQSTDIEPHLQAFVNRGRIAQEELRTHVDRQRTLCYLCGPPPMIEAISKTLLDLGLPQDRILFEKWW; this is translated from the exons ATGAGCGTCCACTGCGTCCTGACATCCGCTGGCCGGAGCTTCTCATCATCGTGTCCCGCCGCTGGCCGACTCCACCGCCTTCTACTTCTTCCCTGGTCCATCACACA AAGAGGAAATATGTCCTCCAAAAAACAGATGGACCATCTAGAGAGGACGGCAAGCAACCAAAGACAAAGT GCTGTTTATCCTGCTCAAGTATGTGGCATCATGAATGAGTCGGAGTCTGTAAAACGTCTCAGGATAACTGCTCATCCAGACTTTAACTTCAAGGCAGGACAATG GGTGGATTTCTTCATCCCAGGAGTGGAGAAGGTGGGAGGTTTTTCCATGTGCTCCAGCCCAGGTCTGCTGCAGAGGGAGGGCGTCGTGGAATTGGCCGTCAAATTTGCCAATCACCCGCCAGCGCACTGGGTTCACACTGCG TGCGCTCTGGGCGCTCAGGTAGCGGTGCGCGTTGGCGGCGACTTCTACTTTGACCCCTCACCTTCGGACCCCGGTGTGGATCTGCTGCTGGTCGCCGGCGGCGTGGGCATCAACCCGCTCTACTCCATTTTGTCGCACACGGCCGATTTGTTGCAGCTCAGCCGAGCCTCTGGTGGGCGGCGCTACAACATTGGCTCTGTCCACCTCTGCTACAGCGCCAAGACCACCGAGGAGCTGCTCTTCAAG AATCCGATCCTGCGGACGTGCAGGGAGTTTCCTGACAAGTTGACTTGTGAATTCCATGTCACCCAGCAGAGCACAGATATTGAGCCACATCTCCAGGCTTTTGTCAACC GTGGGAGAATCGCACAGGAAGAGTTGCGGACACACGTGGACCGCCAGAGGACTTTGTGTTACCTATGTGGACCTCCGCCCATGATTGAGGCGATTTCCAAAACCCTCTTGGACCTTGGCCTACCACAAGACAGAATTCTCTTTGAGAAGTGGTGGTAG